The Actinopolyspora erythraea genome has a segment encoding these proteins:
- a CDS encoding SAM-dependent methyltransferase yields MTDLDESPEHAHRLPEDVDVSRPNPARVYDYWLGGSANFAVDRELGDHIAEAEPRIAGMARENRSLLRRVVTHCCRQGVDQFLDLGSGVPTIGNVHEIAHRHEPGARVVYVDNEPVAVSHSEFLLEGVGNAAILRGDLTEPDEVLNSPVTRGMLDLDRPVAVLLLCVLQYFPDTERLRETLAKYRAALVPGSYIAISHVTADDEAVNMSGAAERIQRSRASHQAHPRSREQLLSLFEGTELVEPGISYAQHWHNEEATHPAEPSGIYAGLARVVG; encoded by the coding sequence ATGACCGACCTCGACGAATCACCCGAACACGCGCATCGGCTTCCCGAAGACGTCGACGTCAGTCGTCCCAATCCCGCACGTGTCTACGACTACTGGCTCGGCGGATCCGCGAACTTCGCCGTGGACCGCGAACTCGGCGACCACATCGCCGAGGCCGAACCCCGGATCGCGGGCATGGCACGCGAGAACAGATCGCTGCTGCGCCGCGTGGTGACCCACTGCTGCCGGCAGGGGGTGGACCAGTTCCTCGACCTGGGCTCCGGGGTTCCCACCATCGGCAACGTGCACGAGATCGCGCACCGGCACGAGCCGGGAGCGCGGGTGGTCTACGTGGACAACGAGCCGGTGGCGGTCTCGCACAGTGAGTTCCTGCTCGAAGGGGTCGGCAACGCGGCGATCCTGCGGGGCGACCTCACCGAGCCGGACGAGGTGCTGAACTCACCGGTCACGCGCGGGATGCTGGATCTCGACCGGCCGGTGGCGGTGCTGCTGCTCTGCGTGCTGCAGTACTTCCCGGACACCGAGCGGCTCCGCGAGACGCTGGCGAAGTACCGGGCGGCGCTCGTCCCGGGCAGCTACATCGCGATCTCGCACGTGACCGCCGACGACGAGGCGGTGAACATGAGCGGGGCGGCCGAGCGCATCCAGCGCAGCAGGGCCAGCCACCAGGCCCACCCGCGCAGCCGCGAGCAGCTGCTCAGCCTGTTCGAGGGCACCGAACTCGTCGAACCGGGCATCAGCTACGCCCAGCACTGGCACAACGAGGAGGCCACCCACCCCGCCGAACCCAGCGGTATCTACGCCGGGCTGGCGAGAGTGGTGGGGTGA
- a CDS encoding 2Fe-2S iron-sulfur cluster-binding protein, whose amino-acid sequence MDSEITLWVDGRRETLSVDTRTTLLDALRERLGVTSPKKGCDHGQCGACTVLLDGRRATSCLTFAVANDESEVVTAEGLAEGDEPHPVQRALLDNDGFQCGYCTPGQVCSAVGMLDEVKSGWPSYVTENLDESVELDEDEIRERMSGNLCRCGAYANIVTAIREAAE is encoded by the coding sequence ATGGACTCGGAGATAACCCTGTGGGTGGACGGACGGCGGGAAACGCTGTCCGTGGACACCCGGACGACGCTGTTGGACGCACTACGCGAGCGATTGGGGGTGACCTCGCCGAAGAAGGGATGCGACCACGGGCAGTGCGGTGCCTGCACCGTGCTGCTGGACGGCAGACGCGCCACCAGTTGTCTGACCTTCGCCGTCGCGAACGACGAGAGTGAGGTCGTCACCGCCGAAGGGCTGGCGGAGGGGGACGAACCCCACCCGGTGCAGCGGGCGCTGCTGGACAACGACGGTTTCCAGTGCGGCTACTGCACGCCGGGGCAGGTCTGCTCGGCGGTGGGCATGTTGGACGAGGTCAAGTCGGGCTGGCCCAGCTACGTCACCGAGAACCTCGACGAGTCGGTCGAACTCGACGAGGACGAGATCCGCGAACGCATGAGCGGCAACCTCTGCCGCTGCGGTGCCTACGCCAACATCGTCACAGCCATCCGAGAGGCCGCCGAGTGA
- a CDS encoding TM2 domain-containing protein, translated as MNAEYDMMEYQARQKSLVVSYVLWLFLGLFGAHRFYAGNRVGTAVAQLVCTVLVITSPISAVWALVDAFLIPGWIKQHNLELAGELRQRDASGA; from the coding sequence TTGAACGCTGAATACGACATGATGGAATACCAGGCCAGACAGAAGTCGCTGGTGGTCAGCTACGTGCTGTGGCTCTTCCTCGGCCTGTTCGGTGCCCACCGGTTCTACGCGGGCAACCGCGTCGGGACGGCCGTGGCGCAGCTGGTGTGCACGGTGCTCGTCATCACCAGCCCCATCAGCGCCGTGTGGGCGCTCGTGGACGCCTTCCTCATCCCCGGCTGGATCAAACAGCACAACCTCGAGCTGGCCGGTGAACTGCGGCAGCGCGACGCGAGCGGGGCGTAA
- a CDS encoding AraC family transcriptional regulator has translation MLDRLNEAMDHIERHVAADIDVEELARIARTSPYHFRRMFSTLAGIPLSEYVRRRRLTLAAGEVLAERRSLLDIAVTYGYGSGEAFARAFRAVHGVGPAEARRSGAVLTSQPRMTFHLTVEGSTPMEYRIVEKPEFRLLGYRTEVPIVHEGHNEAIAEFTASIGTERLARLKPLSDQEPGGIVSAVEPLDDSSRAEGSPVDFLQGVVSSAALPPELAERGVAERGVAERTVPAGTWAVFRAEGEPPETAQHIWRDVHTQWFPSNPYRSVPGPEILSAQPSGEGSWMSYELWLPVAPTG, from the coding sequence GTGCTCGACCGGCTCAACGAGGCCATGGACCACATCGAACGGCACGTCGCCGCCGACATCGACGTCGAGGAGCTCGCGCGGATCGCGCGCACCTCGCCGTACCACTTCCGCCGGATGTTCTCGACGCTGGCGGGGATTCCACTGTCGGAGTACGTGCGCAGGCGCAGGCTGACGCTGGCCGCCGGGGAGGTGCTGGCCGAGCGGCGTTCGCTGCTCGACATCGCCGTGACCTACGGCTACGGCTCGGGCGAGGCCTTCGCCCGGGCGTTCCGCGCCGTGCACGGTGTCGGTCCCGCCGAGGCGAGGCGTTCCGGCGCGGTGCTGACCTCCCAGCCACGGATGACGTTTCACCTCACCGTCGAAGGGAGCACACCGATGGAGTACCGCATCGTCGAGAAGCCGGAGTTCCGACTGCTCGGCTACCGCACCGAGGTGCCGATCGTGCACGAGGGGCACAACGAGGCCATCGCCGAGTTCACCGCGAGCATCGGCACCGAGCGGCTGGCGCGGTTGAAGCCGCTCTCGGACCAGGAACCGGGCGGCATCGTCTCCGCGGTGGAACCGCTCGACGACTCGTCGCGCGCCGAGGGCAGTCCGGTCGACTTCCTGCAGGGGGTGGTCTCCTCGGCCGCCCTCCCGCCGGAGCTCGCGGAGCGGGGGGTCGCGGAGCGGGGGGTCGCGGAGCGCACCGTGCCCGCCGGGACGTGGGCGGTGTTCCGGGCGGAGGGCGAACCGCCGGAAACCGCGCAGCACATCTGGCGGGACGTCCACACCCAGTGGTTCCCGTCCAACCCCTACCGCAGCGTTCCCGGCCCGGAGATCCTGAGCGCTCAGCCCTCCGGGGAGGGCAGTTGGATGAGCTACGAGCTGTGGTTGCCCGTGGCACCCACCGGCTGA